In Crinalium epipsammum PCC 9333, the following are encoded in one genomic region:
- a CDS encoding acyl-CoA dehydrogenase family protein, producing MISNLTVNKQTLIERISQLARDKFATRASSYDRTASFPTEDFEDLFNAGLNAPTVPTEYGGLGLGHDSDIFTLWMMTKELAKVDLSLARCWEGHANAQILLTAMANESQKKCWFEGIVQRGEKWAAWSGEPQSQIPDQKVCLGTTVQVVNDGYILDGTKVFATSAPAVQWAVLLVNPAGAGGSRHSNGSPTSVLMLACNLSDPSISFDDSWWQPIGMKGTVSYLVRFKQTFIPKENLIGYPGQYILEEWQTRFTPQYGAAFLGSAEGAYEYTLAYIKKQEKGHDPYVQHRIAKAAINIDTMHFWLRQVATLWETGQELGAKLAGNRARYITEQLATETVNDCIHACGARSLIQPSPIERILRDLSFYVLHDNSDRVLSSIGGEILGQSSDRAYFNTHPIHCEKPQSD from the coding sequence ATGATTTCCAATTTAACTGTCAATAAGCAAACCCTGATTGAGCGAATTAGCCAATTGGCACGCGATAAATTTGCCACTCGCGCTTCTAGCTATGACCGCACTGCCAGCTTCCCAACAGAAGATTTTGAAGACCTTTTTAATGCAGGTCTTAATGCGCCTACTGTGCCAACTGAATATGGTGGTCTAGGGTTAGGACATGATAGCGATATCTTTACCCTCTGGATGATGACCAAGGAACTGGCCAAAGTGGATTTATCCTTAGCCCGTTGCTGGGAAGGACACGCCAATGCTCAGATTTTACTGACGGCTATGGCTAATGAGTCTCAGAAAAAGTGCTGGTTTGAGGGCATCGTCCAGCGCGGTGAGAAATGGGCGGCGTGGAGTGGAGAACCCCAATCTCAAATCCCAGATCAAAAAGTCTGCCTTGGCACAACTGTTCAAGTGGTAAATGACGGCTACATCCTTGATGGCACAAAGGTCTTCGCAACCAGTGCCCCAGCAGTACAATGGGCTGTTCTCCTCGTCAACCCAGCAGGGGCTGGAGGTTCGCGACATAGCAATGGTTCGCCGACCTCAGTGCTGATGCTAGCTTGCAATTTATCCGACCCCAGTATCAGCTTTGATGATAGTTGGTGGCAGCCCATTGGGATGAAAGGTACAGTAAGTTATCTGGTTCGCTTTAAGCAGACTTTCATCCCCAAAGAAAATCTGATTGGCTATCCAGGACAGTACATCCTTGAAGAGTGGCAGACCAGGTTTACGCCTCAGTATGGCGCTGCTTTTTTAGGATCTGCTGAGGGAGCTTATGAGTATACTTTGGCATACATCAAGAAACAGGAAAAAGGACACGACCCTTACGTCCAACACCGGATTGCTAAGGCAGCAATTAATATAGATACTATGCATTTCTGGCTGCGGCAAGTAGCCACTCTCTGGGAAACAGGCCAGGAGTTAGGAGCAAAACTTGCAGGCAATCGCGCCCGTTACATAACTGAGCAACTGGCTACCGAAACCGTGAACGACTGCATACACGCTTGTGGAGCCCGCTCCTTGATTCAACCGAGTCCTATAGAGCGAATATTGCGAGACTTGTCCTTTTACGTCCTGCACGATAATAGCGATCGCGTTTTGTCCTCGATCGGTGGGGAGATTCTGGGGCAATCCTCTGATCGCGCCTATTTTAACACCCACCCAATTCACTGTGAAAAGCCCCAGTCTGATTAG
- a CDS encoding phosphate ABC transporter substrate-binding protein: MRLQGTLYLAIALSLCCGLQSCTERPKAGVKQQKLIITGASTIAPLVSELSKRFEKQHPGTRIDVHTGGSARGLADAHQGLSDIGMVSESLTEEEQKGMQVFLIGRDGVSIIVHADNALNQIVSKQVVAVYTGKIKNWKDLGGKDVPITLVHKAEGRSTLTLFLHYFGIDNKAVKADVVVGDDQQGIKTVAGNPNAIGYVSIGSAEQDIKQGGKIKLLTLDGVKATSSTVADKSFPLLRQLNLVTKGQPTELTKQFIDFTQAQENYDIFRKENFVPAKR, translated from the coding sequence ATGAGGCTCCAAGGAACGCTGTATTTAGCGATCGCTCTCAGTTTATGCTGTGGGTTGCAAAGCTGTACTGAACGCCCCAAAGCGGGAGTGAAGCAGCAAAAGTTAATTATTACGGGCGCGAGTACTATTGCCCCTTTGGTTTCAGAACTGAGTAAACGTTTTGAAAAACAGCATCCTGGAACTCGCATTGATGTCCATACAGGCGGTTCTGCACGAGGGTTGGCAGATGCACATCAAGGATTGTCTGACATCGGTATGGTTTCGGAATCTCTGACTGAAGAAGAGCAAAAAGGGATGCAGGTCTTTCTCATTGGTCGTGATGGGGTCAGCATCATTGTTCATGCAGACAATGCCTTAAATCAGATTGTCAGCAAACAAGTTGTTGCTGTCTATACGGGGAAAATTAAGAATTGGAAAGACTTAGGTGGTAAAGATGTTCCTATAACTCTTGTACACAAGGCAGAGGGACGTTCAACACTGACGCTATTTTTGCACTATTTTGGCATTGACAATAAAGCGGTTAAAGCTGATGTTGTGGTTGGAGATGACCAGCAGGGGATAAAAACAGTGGCTGGGAATCCGAATGCGATAGGCTATGTTTCTATTGGTTCCGCAGAACAAGACATTAAGCAGGGTGGAAAGATTAAACTTCTTACTCTCGATGGTGTTAAAGCAACAAGTTCTACTGTTGCAGATAAAAGTTTCCCCCTACTGCGGCAGCTTAACTTAGTTACAAAAGGACAACCCACAGAATTGACCAAACAATTCATCGATTTTACCCAGGCTCAGGAAAACTATGACATCTTCCGCAAAGAAAACTTCGTTCCCGCGAAACGTTGA
- a CDS encoding phosphate ABC transporter ATP-binding protein — protein MNTPSSETELISSPCEEDLPLPCLYTERLSLYYNSKLALQDLTISIPKGCITALIGPSGCGKTSFLSCLNRLTDLIPNCKICGQVWLEDLDILHPKTDTVALRRRVGTIFQKPNPFPFSIWKNIAFPLREHGIKDRQRIDEIVEQVLVDVGLWDEVKERLKSPALRLSGGQKQRLCIARTLALQPEVLLMDEPCSALDPITTGIVEDLIVSLRGKYTILIVTHNLAQARRIADYVALFWVKDGSGRLIEAGSVKQIFENPQQPITGAYISGSRG, from the coding sequence ATGAACACGCCCTCATCAGAAACAGAATTGATTTCTTCTCCTTGTGAGGAGGATTTGCCTCTACCTTGTCTATATACTGAGCGATTGAGCCTATATTACAACTCTAAGCTTGCTCTGCAAGACCTGACAATCTCCATTCCCAAAGGTTGTATTACGGCACTTATTGGTCCTTCGGGATGTGGGAAGACTAGCTTTCTGTCGTGCCTCAATCGCTTGACTGACTTGATTCCCAACTGCAAAATATGCGGTCAAGTGTGGCTGGAAGACTTAGATATTCTCCATCCTAAAACAGATACAGTTGCTCTTCGCCGTCGAGTGGGCACGATCTTCCAAAAACCCAATCCTTTCCCTTTCTCAATTTGGAAAAATATCGCTTTTCCGCTAAGGGAGCATGGAATCAAAGATCGGCAGAGGATTGATGAAATTGTTGAACAGGTTCTGGTAGATGTAGGTTTGTGGGATGAAGTCAAAGAGCGGCTGAAGTCTCCGGCACTTCGCCTTTCTGGGGGTCAAAAGCAGCGCCTCTGTATTGCTAGAACTCTGGCATTGCAGCCAGAGGTTCTGTTAATGGATGAACCTTGCAGTGCTCTAGACCCTATCACTACGGGCATTGTGGAAGACTTAATTGTAAGTTTGCGAGGAAAATACACAATTTTAATTGTCACCCATAACCTGGCACAGGCTCGACGAATTGCTGATTATGTCGCTCTATTTTGGGTCAAAGATGGCAGTGGCAGACTGATTGAAGCGGGTTCGGTCAAACAAATCTTTGAAAATCCTCAACAACCCATTACAGGAGCATATATCAGCGGTAGTCGAGGGTAG
- the cysC gene encoding adenylyl-sulfate kinase, with product MIEVKNQGLILWLTGLSGAGKTTLAQGLELLLKERGFLVEVLDGDLVRTNLSQGLGFSREDRNTNIRRIGFVANLLSRNGVVVIVAAISPYRDVRNELREKTTNFVEVYINAPLSVCELRDIKGLYAKARLGEINSFTGIDDCYEEPLNPDITCYTSKETIPQSLDKIIKYIEQKVLPSKHI from the coding sequence ATGATCGAAGTAAAAAATCAAGGTTTGATATTATGGCTAACTGGTCTTAGTGGTGCTGGAAAAACTACGCTCGCTCAAGGATTAGAACTCTTACTTAAAGAACGCGGTTTTTTGGTAGAAGTTTTGGATGGTGATCTAGTTAGAACAAACCTTTCACAAGGTTTAGGTTTTAGCAGAGAAGACCGAAACACAAACATCCGCCGCATTGGTTTTGTAGCGAATCTCTTGAGCCGGAATGGGGTAGTTGTAATAGTTGCTGCCATTAGCCCCTACCGGGATGTCAGAAATGAACTTCGGGAGAAGACTACAAACTTTGTAGAAGTATACATTAATGCACCGCTATCTGTTTGTGAATTGCGGGACATTAAAGGACTTTACGCTAAGGCACGGTTGGGAGAAATTAATTCTTTTACAGGGATTGATGATTGTTATGAAGAACCATTAAATCCCGATATTACTTGCTATACCTCAAAAGAAACCATCCCCCAAAGTCTGGACAAAATTATTAAATATATAGAGCAAAAGGTGTTACCCTCGAAGCACATTTGA
- the pstA gene encoding phosphate ABC transporter permease PstA, whose amino-acid sequence MSRQAIPPSQKNPSGDARTLAATKSYIIARSQKISYADILLSLLVWAVAICVTAVFAWILVDIVWHGAGQIDWKFLTTEPEDAGRNGGIASVLVSTGLLLSVCLGVAVPLGLGTAILLAEFTVLNNWFGRLVRRSLDMLASVPSIVFGLFGNAFFCVTLGLGFSILSGGLTLACMVLPILIRSVEEGLRSVPHEYRLGAASLGLSRTATLVNLLLPAAVPSLVAGLILGIGRAIAETAALMYTSGYVERMPESLLDSGRALSLHIYSLSMNVSGGDSSAYASVVVLMMMLLVTNGAAIWMGEYWLHSRIQD is encoded by the coding sequence ATGTCAAGACAAGCTATCCCTCCCAGTCAGAAGAATCCTTCAGGCGACGCCCGCACTCTGGCGGCAACCAAATCTTACATCATAGCACGAAGCCAAAAGATTTCCTACGCAGACATCCTACTGAGTTTGCTCGTTTGGGCAGTTGCAATTTGTGTCACGGCAGTTTTCGCCTGGATTCTAGTTGATATTGTTTGGCATGGTGCCGGACAAATTGACTGGAAATTCCTGACTACAGAGCCAGAAGATGCCGGTCGCAACGGTGGCATTGCCTCAGTTTTAGTTTCCACAGGGCTGCTTTTGAGCGTTTGCCTGGGAGTTGCCGTACCGCTAGGGTTGGGAACAGCGATATTGTTAGCTGAATTTACTGTATTGAATAACTGGTTTGGACGGTTGGTGCGACGCAGTTTGGATATGCTGGCGAGTGTTCCATCGATTGTTTTCGGTTTATTCGGTAATGCCTTTTTCTGTGTCACCCTGGGACTGGGATTTTCGATTCTTTCGGGAGGCTTAACTCTGGCTTGCATGGTCTTGCCGATTCTGATTCGTTCTGTAGAAGAGGGGCTGCGATCGGTTCCCCATGAATACCGCTTGGGTGCTGCTTCTTTAGGACTCTCACGCACTGCAACGTTGGTGAATTTGTTGTTGCCTGCGGCAGTGCCTAGTTTAGTCGCAGGGTTGATTTTGGGAATCGGACGAGCGATCGCTGAGACGGCTGCTTTGATGTATACGAGTGGTTATGTTGAGCGTATGCCAGAGTCCCTGCTGGACTCCGGACGTGCCTTATCCCTACACATATACAGCTTATCCATGAATGTTTCGGGTGGAGATAGCAGTGCTTATGCCTCGGTTGTGGTATTGATGATGATGCTATTAGTGACTAATGGCGCAGCTATTTGGATGGGAGAGTACTGGCTCCATAGTAGGATTCAAGATTGA
- a CDS encoding NADPH-dependent FMN reductase, whose protein sequence is MIREQRSKSRRVVMEKSSQKKLSIPLLLGSCRIGSESLKVAEFILENLAANNQIATELIDLGKYNLPMLEQRLQDNSNLPFNLLQFCSKLGQADGILIVTPEYKNGYPGVLKNALDYLEPQALKYKSIGICTVSSGSFGGLDCLAQLRLVCLALGGLPIPDKLPIANVNDLFDEKGNLCDSKFTTRLESFINELVWYTEALVNQKQLSN, encoded by the coding sequence TTGATTAGAGAACAGAGAAGTAAATCAAGAAGGGTTGTTATGGAGAAATCAAGTCAAAAAAAACTTTCAATTCCTCTCCTTTTAGGAAGCTGTAGAATTGGGAGTGAGAGTTTAAAGGTAGCTGAATTTATTTTAGAAAACCTGGCTGCAAACAATCAGATTGCAACTGAACTAATTGACTTGGGCAAGTATAATTTGCCTATGTTAGAGCAGCGATTACAGGACAATTCAAATCTCCCCTTTAATTTACTACAGTTTTGCTCAAAGCTAGGTCAGGCAGATGGGATTTTAATTGTTACTCCTGAATATAAGAATGGATACCCTGGAGTGTTGAAAAATGCTCTTGATTACCTGGAACCGCAAGCTTTAAAGTATAAATCTATTGGTATTTGTACGGTATCTTCAGGGAGTTTTGGCGGACTTGATTGTTTGGCGCAGTTACGATTAGTTTGCCTTGCTCTAGGAGGTTTACCAATTCCCGATAAATTACCTATTGCTAATGTGAACGACTTATTTGATGAGAAGGGTAATCTGTGCGATTCAAAATTTACAACAAGGCTCGAATCTTTCATTAATGAACTGGTTTGGTATACTGAAGCATTAGTTAATCAAAA
- the pstC gene encoding phosphate ABC transporter permease subunit PstC, whose product MTSSAKKTSFPRNVDRLLVWSLRGIAAIVGTIVLFIIGFLILESLPLFRKVGVLPFLRDTSWNPTQGLYSLTPMLISTLLVVAGAVLLAAPIGILSALFCHYYAPKPVANLYRRLLEIMSGIPGVVYGFWGLVVLVPLINRLHPPGTSLLSGILLLALLIIPTIALIADASLAGVPQEYLQGAVALSLSRWGTIREIVLPAARSGLFTSIILGTGRAIGETIIVLMVCGNIVQIPSSLFNPIRTLPANIALEMDFALGDHRSALFVSGLLLMGVNLVLVLLAEAIAEKEIYHN is encoded by the coding sequence ATGACATCTTCCGCAAAGAAAACTTCGTTCCCGCGAAACGTTGATCGATTACTTGTCTGGAGCCTGCGGGGTATTGCCGCGATTGTAGGAACAATTGTCCTATTTATTATCGGATTTTTAATTTTGGAGTCCCTACCACTGTTCCGCAAAGTTGGCGTACTCCCCTTCTTGAGGGATACTTCTTGGAATCCCACTCAAGGGCTTTATAGTCTCACACCGATGCTGATCAGTACGCTGCTAGTTGTAGCGGGCGCGGTTCTACTAGCTGCTCCTATAGGAATTTTGTCAGCTTTGTTTTGCCACTACTACGCCCCCAAACCTGTTGCCAATCTCTATCGGCGATTGTTGGAGATCATGTCAGGAATTCCTGGTGTTGTTTACGGTTTTTGGGGATTAGTGGTACTGGTGCCGCTGATTAATCGCTTACACCCGCCAGGAACCAGCTTGCTAAGTGGTATTTTGTTGCTAGCGCTCCTCATTATACCGACAATTGCCTTAATTGCTGATGCCAGTTTAGCAGGAGTACCTCAAGAGTATTTGCAAGGTGCAGTGGCTCTTTCATTATCACGCTGGGGAACCATCAGAGAGATTGTTCTACCTGCTGCGCGATCGGGTTTGTTCACGAGTATCATCCTGGGAACGGGTCGGGCTATCGGAGAAACCATTATCGTTTTGATGGTGTGTGGCAATATTGTTCAGATTCCTAGCAGCCTATTCAATCCGATTCGGACTCTACCTGCAAACATTGCTCTGGAAATGGATTTTGCTTTGGGAGATCACCGCTCGGCTTTGTTTGTGAGCGGGCTACTATTGATGGGGGTAAACCTTGTTTTAGTGCTATTGGCAGAGGCGATCGCAGAAAAGGAAATTTATCATAACTAG